A region from the Nymphalis io chromosome 9, ilAglIoxx1.1, whole genome shotgun sequence genome encodes:
- the LOC126770950 gene encoding clusterin-associated protein 1 isoform X1, translated as MSYRDLRNFSEAMRALGFPRQISLESFRNPNWELMESCLRWLAARIEPDATLAGGKDSVEERVAMVTHATELFHSRANLKLNGKKIYGADGWAVRELLKVANLLRSALDTPNQDDQHSDSNPIVYDISTRVGEVKQARGLATDITAQGAFLYDLLAKEPENKEHRDKALSRPLDMSSLEAALNRAVESVAGQVAAVREQIDNVASSEAALDAKLERRRAELQRAEKRLHTVQKIKPAYQSELNALEGEIEHLWEQYVVRYRCVESLKHQLSLLETAQAEAAEEQQAAIMQLIHKYEAEDVLGKLSDSDDMDSSDESKEPAKQPRPATRPRTRLRIKTAGTGPDARHAFGSMQARESLEELDRSSSDTDLSDTQIYGEGGGRWSRPRPATRTLGGAGDYADLARTRREEGGEGSEGSLGSSSESELRITSAHPGRTSALSDNEF; from the exons ATTTTAGCGAAGCAATGCGAGCACTAGGCTTCCCTCGTCAAATTTCATTGGAAAGTTTCCGCAATCCTAACTGGGAGCTGATGGAGTCCTGTCTGAGGTGGCTCGCAGCGAGAATCGAACCGGATGCGACATTGGCTGGTGGAAAGGATTCTGTTGAAGAGCGGGTCGCTATGGTCACCCACGCTACTGAACTGTTT CACTCGCGGGCAAATCTTAAGCTCAACGGTAAAAAGATTTATGGAGCAGATGGATGGGCTGTGCGCGAACTTCTTAAAGTAGCTAATCTTCTACGATCGGCTCTAGATACGCCAAACCAAGATGATCAACACAGTGACTCGAATCCAATAGTGTATGATATAAGTACTAGA GTTGGAGAAGTAAAGCAAGCTCGAGGATTGGCCACAGATATCACAGCTCAAGGTGCTTTCCTGTACGATCTGTTGGCTAAGGAACCTGAAAATaag GAGCATCGTGACAAAGCACTTTCTCGTCCTTTGGACATGTCCTCGTTGGAAGCAGCTCTTAATCGTGCGGTGGAGTCAGTGGCTGGTCAAGTGGCCGCCGTGCGCGAACAGATAGACAACGTGGCGTCCAGCGAGGCAGCGCTAGACGCGAAGTTGGAGCGACGCCGGGCTGAGCTGCAGCGGGCGGAGAAGAGATTGCATACAGTGCAAAAGATCAA ACCTGCATATCAAAGCGAGCTTAATGCCCTTGAGGGGGAAATAGAACATCTGTGGGAGCAGTACGTGGTGCGCTACCGCTGCGTGGAGTCGCTCAAACACCAGCTCAGTTTGCTAGAGACTGCTCAGGCTGAG GCTGCTGAAGAACAGCAAGCGGCAATCATgcaattaattcataaatatgaAGCTGAAGATGTTCTCGGGAAGCTCAGTGACTCag ACGATATGGATTCTAGCGACGAAAGCAAGGAGCCTGCGAAGCAGCCACGTCCAGCCACGAGACCTCGGACTAGGCTCCGAATCAAGACCGCTG GGACTGGTCCCGACGCAAGACACGCGTTTGGGAGCATGCAGGCTCGGGAGTCCCTGGAGGAACTGGACCGATCCAGCTCCGACACTGATCTGTCCGATACGCAGATATATg GCGAGGGCGGCGGGCGCTGGTCGCGGCCGCGCCCCGCCACGCGCACGCTGGGCGGCGCCGGCGACTACGCCGACCTCGCGCGCACGCGCA GAGAGGAAGGCGGGGAAGGTTCAGAGGGCTCGCTCGGCAGCTCCTCTGAGAGTGAACTGAGGATCACGAGCGCTCACCCGGGCAGGACGTCGGCGCTCAGCGATAACGAGTTTTAA
- the LOC126770950 gene encoding clusterin-associated protein 1 isoform X2 — MSYRDLRNFSEAMRALGFPRQISLESFRNPNWELMESCLRWLAARIEPDATLAGGKDSVEERVAMVTHATELFHSRANLKLNGKKIYGADGWAVRELLKVANLLRSALDTPNQDDQHSDSNPIVYDISTRVGEVKQARGLATDITAQGAFLYDLLAKEPENKEHRDKALSRPLDMSSLEAALNRAVESVAGQVAAVREQIDNVASSEAALDAKLERRRAELQRAEKRLHTVQKIKPAYQSELNALEGEIEHLWEQYVVRYRCVESLKHQLSLLETAQAEAAEEQQAAIMQLIHKYEAEDVLGKLSDSDDMDSSDESKEPAKQPRPATRPRTRLRIKTAGTGPDARHAFGSMQARESLEELDRSSSDTDLSDTQIYVSCGARRGRRALVAAAPRHAHAGRRRRLRRPRAHAQRGRRGRFRGLARQLL, encoded by the exons ATTTTAGCGAAGCAATGCGAGCACTAGGCTTCCCTCGTCAAATTTCATTGGAAAGTTTCCGCAATCCTAACTGGGAGCTGATGGAGTCCTGTCTGAGGTGGCTCGCAGCGAGAATCGAACCGGATGCGACATTGGCTGGTGGAAAGGATTCTGTTGAAGAGCGGGTCGCTATGGTCACCCACGCTACTGAACTGTTT CACTCGCGGGCAAATCTTAAGCTCAACGGTAAAAAGATTTATGGAGCAGATGGATGGGCTGTGCGCGAACTTCTTAAAGTAGCTAATCTTCTACGATCGGCTCTAGATACGCCAAACCAAGATGATCAACACAGTGACTCGAATCCAATAGTGTATGATATAAGTACTAGA GTTGGAGAAGTAAAGCAAGCTCGAGGATTGGCCACAGATATCACAGCTCAAGGTGCTTTCCTGTACGATCTGTTGGCTAAGGAACCTGAAAATaag GAGCATCGTGACAAAGCACTTTCTCGTCCTTTGGACATGTCCTCGTTGGAAGCAGCTCTTAATCGTGCGGTGGAGTCAGTGGCTGGTCAAGTGGCCGCCGTGCGCGAACAGATAGACAACGTGGCGTCCAGCGAGGCAGCGCTAGACGCGAAGTTGGAGCGACGCCGGGCTGAGCTGCAGCGGGCGGAGAAGAGATTGCATACAGTGCAAAAGATCAA ACCTGCATATCAAAGCGAGCTTAATGCCCTTGAGGGGGAAATAGAACATCTGTGGGAGCAGTACGTGGTGCGCTACCGCTGCGTGGAGTCGCTCAAACACCAGCTCAGTTTGCTAGAGACTGCTCAGGCTGAG GCTGCTGAAGAACAGCAAGCGGCAATCATgcaattaattcataaatatgaAGCTGAAGATGTTCTCGGGAAGCTCAGTGACTCag ACGATATGGATTCTAGCGACGAAAGCAAGGAGCCTGCGAAGCAGCCACGTCCAGCCACGAGACCTCGGACTAGGCTCCGAATCAAGACCGCTG GGACTGGTCCCGACGCAAGACACGCGTTTGGGAGCATGCAGGCTCGGGAGTCCCTGGAGGAACTGGACCGATCCAGCTCCGACACTGATCTGTCCGATACGCAGATATATg TCTCGTGTGGCGCCAGGCGAGGGCGGCGGGCGCTGGTCGCGGCCGCGCCCCGCCACGCGCACGCTGGGCGGCGCCGGCGACTACGCCGACCTCGCGCGCACGCGCA GAGAGGAAGGCGGGGAAGGTTCAGAGGGCTCGCTCGGCAGCTCCTCTGA